One Cryptomeria japonica chromosome 9, Sugi_1.0, whole genome shotgun sequence genomic window carries:
- the LOC131858322 gene encoding secreted RxLR effector protein 161-like produces the protein MINCSPTSTLVAIGTKLSREDNETDFDSTILRKLDASLMYLTTTRLDIMYEVSLIYRFMDAPKNSHWQARKRLLRYIVGTMNHGILYSTSDDFQLVGYLDSDFVRSINDIKSTSGYAFHLGTCVVAWASKKQPIVTISSTKVEYVARTSATCQAV, from the coding sequence ATGATAAATTGCAGTCCAACTTCCACTCTTGTGGCAATAGGCACAAAACTAAGTAGAGAAGATAATGAGACAGATTTTGATTCCACTATATTGAGAAAATTAGATGCTAGTTTGATGTATCTTACTACAACTAGATTAGATATAATGTATGAAGTTAGTTTGATTTATAGATTCATGGATGCACCAAAGAATTCACATTGGCAAGCAAGAAAACGGTTATTGAGGTACATTGTAGGAACTATGAATCATGGCATATTGTATTCTACTTCAGATGATTTTCAATTGGTTGGATATTTAGATAGTGATTTTGTAAGAAGTATAAATGATATAAAGAGCACATCTGGATATGCATTTCATCTTGGAACATGTGTTGTAGCATGGGCATCAAAGAAGCAGCCTATAGTGACAATTTCATCAACAAAAGTAGAGTATGTGGCAAGAACATCAGCAACATGTCAAGCAGTATGA